Sequence from the Meleagris gallopavo isolate NT-WF06-2002-E0010 breed Aviagen turkey brand Nicholas breeding stock chromosome Z, Turkey_5.1, whole genome shotgun sequence genome:
TGACATAAATATaagcaaaacttttcttttgagaagatTAACAGTGCAAACTCAAATAACCTTTCAAAATACAAACTACTAACTTTGTCAGAGCACTTCTTTGCTGACGTTCTTTTTCAACTTGCAGATACCGAGTTTGTTGTTCAATTGTCTTTTCCCAGAAGTTTCTCAGATGGCTAGTTTCACATCCTCGCACTTCGTGACGTATATATTGActattcattttctgtgaaggATGAATTTGAAATGGTTATGTTACAAGTTATTTGTCCCTCATCTTTTTTCACAGCAGAAACACAATGCTGCTATTTTGGATTTTCACAGCATTAGATTCACACAGGTTTTTTAATGTAGGATCAGGATATCAGTAGGCAATTTAAACTTCTATTTTTTACCTCTGACACTTGACAATGTGCTGTTTGCAGTGATTTGAATTCCTGCTTGCTAATTTCAGATACTTCTCACCTCCATCTGTCTGCGATTTTTAAGATTAACATGTATGACTTTTCTCTAGTATTCTCTACTTTAATAATTAGTATATGGTTTATGGCTCTCAAAAATGACAGGAAGTAGAAAAATTACCAGATCTAGTAGGaattggtggtgcagagtctggctggagacctgtaaccagtggtgtcccccagggttCTGTGCTGGGcccggtcttgttcaacatcttcatcaatgaccttgatgaggggatagtggccaccctcagcaagtttgctgatgatacgaagttgggaggattggctgacacgcctgaaggctgtgctgccattcagcgagacctggacaggctggagagctgggcagtaagaaaccagatgaggttcaacaaaagcaagtgtagggtcttacacctaggg
This genomic interval carries:
- the FAM240A gene encoding protein FAM240A, with the translated sequence MNSQYIRHEVRGCETSHLRNFWEKTIEQQTRYLQVEKERQQRSALTKLRNEWMERLEKRIKMLRTQPEDTSS